In the genome of Calliopsis andreniformis isolate RMS-2024a chromosome 10, iyCalAndr_principal, whole genome shotgun sequence, one region contains:
- the Pat1 gene encoding protein interacting with APP tail-1 codes for MAEELELRVFSPKTLYELSVSAIANRIIIFGTSLYDLPNDVFFDLHYQLYKERSLCLLGVTLSDVKTFSKMLSVTNRRMQLLQCFQILIDHGIRIAEKLQFSFFSCNFISGNPSAQEVIYLGLKIGEFLSEAAQYLESEKVLLACKGLCVENNVTPDDWCRTLECCRRLLHVQAAYCAFEGAAETYKLALEMVEKLKKAGYEYNHAALYVEFSRLYHVKNVYDEAYRWSIEALKQLKPTLPKRVTIDVLRQAAKACVLKREFHKAGLLIRQALYLAKEVYDMNHPVYSNVLIDYGFYLTNFDSIINSVTIYKIALDIRKAIFGKMNLHVALAHEELAYALYVAEYTSGKFEEASLHVGTAIDIKEKLLHRDHLLLASARRVKALILEEIALDGEPTPLITDRLYQAECLHLSALRLVKKAFGEKNIETAKHYGNLGRLYQSMRKFQTAEEMQKRAIRIKEELLGPDDYEIGLSIGHLASLYNYHMSRYREAEKLYYRSIAINLKLLGKSYSGLEYDYRGLLHVYTKLHEIDKIEEYTTTLNNWKILRDRRVNSQDPPIDFERRPQPIGDVINTFFSM; via the exons ATGGCCGAAGAACTCGAGCTACGGGTGTTTTCTCCGAAAACTCTATATGAGTTGAGCGTATCTGCGATAGCGAATAGAATCATAATATTTGGGACAAGTTTATACGATTTACCGAATGACGTGTTTTTTGATCTTCATTATCAG TTGTACAAAGAAAGGAGCCTATGTTTACTAGGTGTAACACTAAGCGATGTGAAGACCTTTTCCAAGATGCTATCAGTCACCAATCGCCGTATGCAGTTATTACAATGTTTTCAG ATTCTTATTGATCATGGAATACGAATAGCAGAAAAATTACAATTCAGTTTCTTCTCGTGTAATTTTATTAGTGGGAATCCATCTGCTCAGGAAGTGATATATTTAGGTTTAAAAATTGGAGAATTCCTTAGTGAAGCTGCACAATATTTAGAAAGTGAGAAAGTCCTATTAGCCTGTAAAGGATTATGTGTTGAAAATAATGTAACACCTGATGATTGGTGTAGAACATTAGAATGTTGTCGCAG ATTATTGCATGTACAAGCAGCATATTGTGCATTTGAAGGTGCAGCAGAAACATATAAACttgctttagaaatggtagaaaAATTAAAGAAGGCAGGATATGAATACAATCATGCTGCTCTATATGTTGAATTCAGTAGACTTTATCATGTGAAGAATGTATATGATGAAGCTTACag GTGGAGTATAGAGGCATTGAAGCAGTTAAAACCCACATTGCCTAAACGTGTAACCATTGATGTTTTAAGGCAGGCAGCAAAAGCATGTGTATTGAAACGTGAATTTCATAAAGCTGGTCTGTTGATTAGACAGGCCCTATATCTTGCTAAAGAAGTATATGACATGAATCATCCAGTGTACAGTAATGTTCTTATAGATTATGGATTTTATTTGACAAACTTTGATAGCATTATCAATAGTGTAACTATCTACAAG ATCGCGTTAGATATTAGGAAAGCAATATTTGGTAAAATGAATTTACATGTTGCATTGGCTCATGAAGAGTTAGCTTATGCTCTTTACGTGGCCGAATATACTTCTGGGAAATTTGAGGAAGCTAG TCTTCATGTTGGGACAGCAATAGATATAAAggaaaagcttttacatcgagATCATTTGTTACTAGCAAGTGCAAGAAGGGTAAAGGCATTGATTCTCGAAGAAATAGCGCTAGACGGCGAACCTACACCATTGATCACAGACAGGCTATACCAAGCTGAATGTCTTCACTTATCTGCTTTGCGATTAGTGAAAAAAGCATTTGGGGAGAAGAATATAGAAACTGCGAAACATTATGGAAATTTGGGTCGGCTGTATCAAAGTATGAGAAAGTTTCAG ACGGCTGAGGAAATGCAGAAACGAGCTATACGTATCAAAgaagaattgttaggtcctgatGATTACGAAATCGGTTTGAGTATAGGGCATTTAGCTTCGTTGTATAATTATCATATGAGCCGATATAGAGAGGCTGAGAAGCTGTATTATCGCAGTATTGCGATTA ATTTAAAACTCTTGGGTAAAAGCTATAGTGGATTGGAGTATGATTATCGAGGACTTTTACACGTTTACACCAAATTGCACGAAATCGATAAAATAGAGGAGTATACAACTACATTGAATAATTGGAAAATACTGAGAGATCGACGTGTTAATTCACAAGATCCGCCGATTGATTTTGAGAGACGCCCACAACCGATCGGAGATGTAATCAATACTTTCTTTTCTATGTAA